The Rhododendron vialii isolate Sample 1 chromosome 1a, ASM3025357v1 region AAGAAAAGGAAACGCCACAAACTGAACTGGACAAAGAAAAGTATTTTGTATGAACTAACATATGTGAAGGATAGGAAACTTCTACACAACATTGATGTCATGCATTGTGAGAAAAATTTCAGTGAAAATATTGTTGGAACAATGTTGGGCATTGATGGAAAGAACAAGGACACGAACAAGGCACGAAAGGATTTGGAAGATAAGGGCATACGAAAAGATCTGTGGTTGACACAACGTCCCGACGGATCGTATGTCAAGCCTTGTGCAAGCTTTGCGCTAACCCttaaagagagagaggcttTCTTTGAATTCTTGAAATCGGTCAAGTATCCAGATGGCTATGCAGCAAACATATCAAGGTCTGTGAATTCAACTAATGGTCGACTAACTGGCCTAAAAAGTCATGACTACCATATACTTATACAACAGATTCTTCCAATTGGGATGCGTGGTTTTGTGGATAAGGAAATTAGTACAACATTATTTGAGTTGGGTAGTTTCTTCCAAGACCTCTGTTCTAAGACATTGAGGCGTAGTGAATTGGAGAAATTAGAAGAACGCATAGTGCTCATACTATGCAAGCTTGAAAAGATCTTTCCTCCAGCCTTCTTTGACATGATGGTCCACTTAGCTGTTCACCTACCACGTGAGGCCATACTTGGAGGACCAGTACATTATCGGTGGATGTACCCAATAGAAAGGTAACTGTAACAAACATAATTATTGATTGAAAGAGGTCATTGTTTTACATGTGTAATCTTACTCTTAACTGGTCTTGAAGGTTCCTTGGAACTCTGAAACAGTTTGTTTCTAATCGAGCTCGACCAGAAGGTTCGATTGCAGAGGCTTACATTGTCAAGGAGTGCATTACTTTTTGCTTGATGTATCTTGATGAGGTTGAAACCGTGCATAATCGACCTCAACGAAATGAAGACTTTGGCAAACGTCGTAAAGGCTACACAGTATTCACAGAGACAGCTCGTCCTTTTGGGCTAGTCACAAGGAATGGTGAGATGTCACAAGAACTCTGTGACATGGCCCATTGGTTCATTTTGTTAAATAGCCCTAAGATAGAGGAGTATCTAGAGTACGTAGTTGACTTTTTTATGTGGCTCTGATGACAATGATAGTATTTCGGCTATTAATGACATTCTTTTTTGAATAGGGAACACAAAAAACTGTTGCATGTTTCAAATGGACAAAACATAACCAGTGTGCAACGAAAAGTCTTTCCAAAGTGGTTCAAAGA contains the following coding sequences:
- the LOC131335285 gene encoding uncharacterized protein LOC131335285, whose protein sequence is MHCEKNFSENIVGTMLGIDGKNKDTNKARKDLEDKGIRKDLWLTQRPDGSYVKPCASFALTLKEREAFFEFLKSVKYPDGYAANISRSVNSTNGRLTGLKSHDYHILIQQILPIGMRGFVDKEISTTLFELGSFFQDLCSKTLRRSELEKLEERIVLILCKLEKIFPPAFFDMMVHLAVHLPREAILGGPVHYRWMYPIERFLGTLKQFVSNRARPEGSIAEAYIVKECITFCLMYLDEVETVHNRPQRNEDFGKRRKGYTVFTETARPFGLVTRNGEMSQELCDMAHWFILLNSPKIEEYLEYVVDFFMWL